In Leptospira harrisiae, a genomic segment contains:
- a CDS encoding LegC family aminotransferase — translation MLSDFEVANSVTDAIKAVVGNFPVILHEPKFSGNEWNYLKECLDTGFVSSVGKFVDRFESELATYTNSKYAVAVVNGTAALHIALKLSGVKPGDEVLIPTLSFVATANAVTYCGAIPHFVESEPNHLGLDPYAIRDYLNIISEERNGQLMNRSTGRVIRAIVPMHTFGHPVLLDEILKLAKDFRMALVEDAAESLGSYYFGKHTGTFGKFGVLSFNGNKTITTGGGGAILTQDETLAKHAKHITTTAKLPHRWEYIHDEIGFNYRMPNINAALGCAQLEQLQSFLDSKRTLFSNYKDSLKSVSQVSLIEEPEHCKSNYWLQTLRLSEEYKSARDSVLQVTNDNGIMTRPCWRLLHTLAPFKDSPKMEMPVAVSLEQRLINIPSSPSLVGKSI, via the coding sequence ATGTTAAGTGATTTTGAAGTAGCTAATTCTGTTACAGATGCAATCAAAGCCGTTGTCGGAAATTTTCCGGTAATTTTGCATGAACCAAAGTTTTCTGGCAATGAGTGGAATTACCTGAAGGAATGTTTGGACACGGGTTTTGTGTCTTCAGTTGGAAAGTTTGTTGATCGCTTTGAGTCTGAATTGGCAACCTATACCAATTCAAAATATGCCGTTGCTGTCGTTAATGGAACAGCTGCTCTTCACATTGCATTAAAGCTTTCCGGTGTAAAGCCTGGAGACGAAGTTCTAATCCCAACTTTGTCATTTGTTGCCACTGCAAATGCTGTTACTTATTGTGGAGCCATTCCACATTTTGTCGAGAGTGAGCCAAACCATTTGGGATTAGATCCATATGCGATTCGCGATTATTTAAACATAATTTCAGAAGAGCGCAATGGGCAATTGATGAATCGATCTACGGGAAGGGTGATTCGTGCCATAGTTCCAATGCACACATTTGGTCACCCTGTTCTTCTCGACGAGATTTTGAAATTGGCCAAAGATTTTCGAATGGCCTTAGTGGAAGATGCTGCAGAATCTTTGGGTAGTTATTATTTCGGAAAACACACTGGAACTTTCGGAAAGTTTGGTGTTTTGAGTTTTAACGGAAATAAAACAATTACCACCGGAGGTGGTGGGGCAATTCTCACGCAGGATGAAACACTCGCAAAACATGCGAAACATATCACTACAACAGCAAAATTGCCACATCGTTGGGAATACATTCATGATGAGATTGGTTTTAATTATAGAATGCCAAATATTAATGCAGCTTTAGGTTGCGCACAGTTAGAACAGTTACAGAGTTTTTTAGATTCAAAAAGAACTTTATTTTCTAATTATAAGGATTCACTGAAATCAGTGTCTCAGGTGTCGCTAATAGAAGAGCCAGAACATTGTAAAAGTAATTATTGGCTGCAAACATTACGTTTGTCTGAAGAATACAAGTCAGCCAGAGATTCTGTCTTACAAGTTACAAATGATAACGGCATTATGACAAGACCTTGTTGGCGTTTGTTGCATACGTTAGCTCCCTTTAAAGATTCTCCAAAGATGGAAATGCCAGTTGCGGTATCATTAGAACAAAGATTAATCAATATACCAAGTAGTCCTTCATTAGTTGGTAAATCAATTTGA